The genomic region GCGGGCCGGCGCTCGCCGTCGCGAGGACTACGTCGGCCCGTGGCTGCCCGAGCCGCTGTTGGTCGACGAGAGCGACCTGTCGAACGACGTGGTGCTCGCCGAGTCGGTGTCGATGGCGATGCTCGTCGTACTCGAAACTCTCAGTCCCAGCGAACGTGCGGTGTTCGTACTGCGTGAGGTGTTCGGCTTCAGCCACCACGACGTTGCCGAGGCGGTGGGAAAGTCCGTGGCGACCGTGCGCCAGGTGGCACACCGTGCCCGCGAGCACGTGCAGGCGCGACGCAAGCGCTTCGAGCCCGCCGACGCTGCGACGACCGCGCAGGTCACGAAGCAGTTCCTGACCGCGGCCGGTACCGGTGATCTGGAGGGGCTGCTCTCGCTGCTCGCGCCGGACGCCACCTGGACCGCCGACGGTGGCGGCAAGACCACCGCGACCCGTCGGCCGGTGGTGGGGGCGGAGAAGGTTGCCGCCTGCATCGTGAGCCTCTTCCGCAAGGGCCAAGGCTTGCCGGACCTGCGGATCGCGATGGTCACCTGCAACAGCAGTCCCGCGCTGGTCGCCTCCCGCGGGGACCGGATGGAGGGCGTTTTTCTGATGGAGATCGTCGATCGGAAGATCACCCACTTCTACGCCATTCGTAACCCCGACAAACTCCAGGCGGTCACCGTGCCGCGTTCGATCAGCCGTTAGTCGCGGCACTCCCCGTGAGCAGGTCTATTCGACGACGAGGTGGACATGCAGAACCGAACGACAAAGACGTTGGACCCTGCGACCGGCGGTCATCCGGTCACCGTTGCTCGCAGCAACTGGGTCCGAATTCGCCCGATCGCCTTCTGGGCCAGCACGGTTGTTGTGGTCTTCGAGCTGATCGCCGGATCGGTGTGGAATCTCGCGGCGATCGAATGGGTGCAGGTCCAGACGAGCCATCTGGGCTACCCGGACTACTTCATCTACATCCTCGGGGTCTGCCACGTCGCGGCCGCCGCCGCGATCATCGTGCCCGGCTTCAAGCTGCTCAAGGAATGGGCGTACGCCGGCACGGTGTTCATGTGGTCGGGCGCCGTGGCATCGCATCTCGTCAACGGGGACGGTCCCGAGTCCTGGGCACCACCCCTGATGTTCGCGGCCTTCGCCGCCGCATCCTGGTCCTTGAGACCAAGCGACCGCCACCTCCCGGCGAGCTGGCTCAGCCGGACCACCGACGCCGGCCGCCCCAGCTCCGACCGCCCGCACGCCTGGGCGCTCGCCATCGGCCTCGTCACCGTCCTGTACGCCGTATCCATCCTGACCCTCCCCGCCGCCGAAGACATCACCCGCGAGTGGGCAGTCCAACGCGGCTGGACCACTGAGTAGCTGAACAACGAACGACCGTCGGGCAGGCGCCTCTTCATCGGCGTCTGCCTCGCCTTGGCGACCAGGCACTACCAGCGCGCCACGCGGCAACTGCCGCGCCCAGTTGAGCGACTACTTGCGGAGAACTCGCAGCCGTTCTCCGAACCGCCCGGCCTAACCAGAAGCTCAGGAAAGCTGAACCCCAGTCCTTCTACAGTCACAAGATGGCGAATCACTTCAATCCACCAGGGATGTGGGCCCCGAACGGCCGCGCCTTCAACCAGGGTGTCGTGCAACCAGAAGGAAGAGTCATCCATGTCACCGGCCAGGTGGCCTGGGACGAGAACAGCAACGTCGTCGGGCCGGGAGACGCCGGCGCGCAACTGGAGAAGAGTCTGGACAACGTCCGGGGCATCCTCGGCCAGGTAGGTGGAACGCTCGCCGACATCGTCAGCATGACCGTCTACTTCTTGAACCGCGAAGACCTTCCGGCGATCCAGCAGGCACGTTCGCGCGCCTTGCCGGCCGCCACGGCCCCAGCAAGCATCCTGATTCAGGTCGCCGGACTGGTGACCCCGGACCTGCTCGTAGAAGTCGTCCCGATCGCCGTGGTCCCACTGGACAGGTTCCGCGACCCGGTATGACGAGGTACCGCTCATCTCTTGGCCAGTGGCGCTCACGCGTGGGGGATCACAGCGGGGTCGAGTTTCGGGCACACGCGGTGGTGTTCTGGGGGTCGTCCCGGCCGTCGCACTCGCGCACCGCCACGCGGCAACTCAGGCGCTGAAGCCATTTGCTCCTAGGCAGGCGGGCCGCTGTTACGACCCTCGGCTCGTCAAAGCCGCCGAGGACTACGCCACCACCTGCCCCGGCGGCCGGCTCCCCGTGCCGATGATCGGCGTCCTGGACGAGGCGGCGAACGTCTGCCGCTGGAAGGACCTGCCCGACCTCTACAGCCACTACGGCTCCCGCGGGATCGTGCTGCTGACGATCCTGCAGTCCTGGGCCCAGGGCGTGGACTCCTGGGGTAAACGCGGCATGGAGAAACTCTGGTCAGCCTCGAACCGGCGCATCTACGGCGGCGGTGTGTCCGACGCGGCATTCCTCGACCGGCTGTCCAAACTGATCGGCGACCACGAACGGCTCCGGTCGTCGACGTCGACCAGCAAACAGGGCACCTCGGTCAGCCGTCAGCTGCAGCATGAGCAGATCCTCGACGTCGCCGAGCTCGCCACGCTGCCGGCCGGGCGGGCGATCGTGTTTTCGTCGGGGGCGCGTGCGACCCTGATCCGGTCCGTGCCCTGGATGGCCGGCCCGTACGCCGACCGGATCCGGGCCTCGCTGGCGAGGTTCGATCCCGGCGCACAGACCAGCACCAGCGTCGTCGACCGCCCATCGCCAGCAGCAGCGCCGCTTCGCCGGGAGGAATCGTGAGCCTGTCCGACACCGAGTGGGAAGACCCGCCGAACTACGGCAAGGTCGCCGGCGAGCTGGTCGACCAGGCGCTCCTGGTCGCGGCCGC from Kribbella flavida DSM 17836 harbors:
- a CDS encoding RidA family protein is translated as MANHFNPPGMWAPNGRAFNQGVVQPEGRVIHVTGQVAWDENSNVVGPGDAGAQLEKSLDNVRGILGQVGGTLADIVSMTVYFLNREDLPAIQQARSRALPAATAPASILIQVAGLVTPDLLVEVVPIAVVPLDRFRDPV
- a CDS encoding TraG/TraD/VirD4 family protein, whose translation is MIGVLDEAANVCRWKDLPDLYSHYGSRGIVLLTILQSWAQGVDSWGKRGMEKLWSASNRRIYGGGVSDAAFLDRLSKLIGDHERLRSSTSTSKQGTSVSRQLQHEQILDVAELATLPAGRAIVFSSGARATLIRSVPWMAGPYADRIRASLARFDPGAQTSTSVVDRPSPAAAPLRREES
- a CDS encoding DoxX family protein, with amino-acid sequence MVFELIAGSVWNLAAIEWVQVQTSHLGYPDYFIYILGVCHVAAAAAIIVPGFKLLKEWAYAGTVFMWSGAVASHLVNGDGPESWAPPLMFAAFAAASWSLRPSDRHLPASWLSRTTDAGRPSSDRPHAWALAIGLVTVLYAVSILTLPAAEDITREWAVQRGWTTE
- the sigJ gene encoding RNA polymerase sigma factor SigJ, with protein sequence MPEHSAPPHPAVGRRRTGPRVPATADEHAERFTLLRPLLFTIVYEVLGSATEADDVLQDSYLRWAEVDLTTVRDTKSYLARLVTRQALNAVRAGARRREDYVGPWLPEPLLVDESDLSNDVVLAESVSMAMLVVLETLSPSERAVFVLREVFGFSHHDVAEAVGKSVATVRQVAHRAREHVQARRKRFEPADAATTAQVTKQFLTAAGTGDLEGLLSLLAPDATWTADGGGKTTATRRPVVGAEKVAACIVSLFRKGQGLPDLRIAMVTCNSSPALVASRGDRMEGVFLMEIVDRKITHFYAIRNPDKLQAVTVPRSISR